From the Salinimicrobium tongyeongense genome, one window contains:
- a CDS encoding DUF2490 domain-containing protein — MIGQHHISEKWSIPTVALLQHYEMFGKFQFIMLRSGVAYAFSKDFSASVGYDYTYSEAFSEDSFTLQHRLWEEATLKTPFLSPYIAHRFRLESTWTRQQPEYDLSHRLRYRLKFDRALYKSLYFTAFNEVFINLKEPYFNQNRIHAGLGYSLLKDFKIEVGYLKNHFRRAHYDRIRLGMVFKTRFLEQKEP, encoded by the coding sequence ATTATTGGCCAACATCACATTTCTGAAAAATGGAGCATTCCCACTGTGGCACTACTTCAGCATTACGAGATGTTTGGTAAATTTCAGTTTATTATGCTGCGCAGCGGGGTCGCCTATGCCTTTTCAAAGGATTTTTCGGCTTCTGTGGGCTACGATTATACCTATTCCGAAGCCTTTTCCGAAGATAGTTTTACCCTGCAGCACAGGCTATGGGAAGAAGCGACCTTAAAAACGCCATTTTTGAGCCCTTATATTGCTCATCGTTTTCGGCTGGAGTCAACCTGGACGCGCCAGCAGCCCGAGTACGATCTTAGCCATCGCCTGCGTTACCGCCTTAAATTTGACCGGGCTTTGTACAAAAGTTTATATTTTACGGCTTTTAATGAAGTCTTTATAAACCTGAAAGAGCCATATTTCAATCAAAACCGTATTCACGCCGGTTTGGGATATAGCTTGCTCAAAGATTTCAAAATAGAAGTGGGATACCTAAAAAACCATTTTAGGCGCGCACATTACGACCGGATAAGGCTGGGAATGGTTTTTAAGACCAGGTTCTTAGAACAAAAGGAACCCTAA